A window from Nitrospirota bacterium encodes these proteins:
- the cobA gene encoding uroporphyrinogen-III C-methyltransferase — MDLMQKKSGIVFLVGAGPGDVGLLTVKGLHCLQKAEVVIYDFHLNAQILNYINRKAELIYAGKRGGRHTMTQDEINRAIVEKADEGKIVCRLKGGDPFVFGRGGEEAQELVKAGIPFEVVPGVSSSVAAPAYAGIPLTHRLYSSSFAVIPGYEDTTKEESAINWEKLATGVGTLVFLMAVKNIDEMTKKLIEHGRSPETPVAVIRWGTRPDQKTIVSTLRDIAALVKEKDIKPPAVTVIGNVVNLRSELNWYETKPMFGQRILVTREHSGGFETLEELGAEVLEFATIEIVPPASWDDLDKSIDQVDTYDWLIFTSANGVKYFFSRLFEKGVDIRELKGLRICAIGTKTEAAVNQFGIRVNLVPDEFRAEGLIDAFIRQQGARGIKQGEKIPECHTPSATPLQGIRFLLPRAEIAREVFPEKVRELGGRIDVPVAYRAIKPDYHGKRLKRFLKEGRITVATFTSAATFSNFREIMGEDADELLRTVAIAAIGPVTAKAIEKTGLKVHIMPKVATVEAMVEEIQKWAVQKQ, encoded by the coding sequence ATGGACCTCATGCAAAAGAAAAGCGGCATAGTCTTTCTCGTTGGTGCTGGCCCTGGGGACGTCGGACTCCTCACGGTAAAAGGCCTTCATTGCCTGCAAAAGGCTGAAGTTGTCATATATGACTTTCATCTGAATGCGCAGATACTGAACTATATCAATCGCAAGGCTGAACTGATTTATGCAGGAAAACGCGGAGGGCGTCACACGATGACGCAGGATGAGATAAACCGCGCTATTGTCGAAAAGGCAGATGAAGGGAAGATAGTGTGCCGGCTGAAGGGGGGAGATCCATTTGTCTTTGGCCGAGGAGGCGAAGAGGCCCAGGAGCTGGTTAAAGCGGGGATTCCGTTTGAAGTGGTTCCGGGGGTCAGTTCTTCCGTTGCTGCACCGGCTTATGCAGGCATTCCGCTCACACACAGACTTTACTCTTCATCCTTTGCTGTCATTCCCGGATATGAGGATACGACCAAAGAAGAATCGGCAATCAACTGGGAAAAGCTTGCCACGGGTGTCGGCACATTGGTGTTTCTAATGGCAGTAAAGAATATCGATGAGATGACAAAGAAACTGATCGAGCATGGCCGTTCTCCAGAGACACCGGTTGCTGTCATACGGTGGGGTACCAGGCCTGACCAAAAAACCATTGTAAGCACGTTAAGAGATATCGCAGCCCTTGTAAAGGAAAAGGATATTAAGCCGCCTGCTGTTACGGTCATCGGCAATGTTGTGAACCTGAGATCCGAATTGAACTGGTATGAAACAAAACCGATGTTCGGACAGCGAATTCTGGTCACCAGGGAACACTCGGGAGGCTTTGAAACACTTGAGGAACTGGGTGCTGAAGTTCTCGAATTCGCGACAATCGAAATTGTTCCGCCTGCTTCCTGGGATGACCTCGACAAGTCAATCGATCAAGTTGACACCTACGACTGGCTCATCTTCACCAGTGCAAATGGCGTAAAATATTTCTTTTCACGGCTCTTTGAAAAAGGCGTTGACATCCGCGAACTGAAAGGTTTGCGAATCTGTGCTATAGGCACCAAGACCGAGGCCGCTGTTAATCAGTTCGGCATCAGGGTTAACCTTGTGCCTGATGAGTTCCGCGCAGAAGGATTAATTGATGCGTTCATACGACAGCAGGGTGCACGGGGGATTAAACAGGGGGAAAAGATCCCGGAGTGTCATACGCCAAGTGCTACGCCTCTTCAGGGGATAAGGTTTCTGCTCCCGCGAGCCGAGATCGCACGGGAAGTATTTCCTGAGAAGGTGCGTGAGCTGGGAGGCCGCATCGATGTGCCCGTAGCCTACCGGGCGATCAAACCGGACTATCACGGCAAAAGACTAAAGCGATTTCTGAAGGAGGGACGGATAACCGTCGCGACCTTCACAAGCGCGGCAACCTTCTCTAACTTCAGGGAGATAATGGGAGAGGATGCTGACGAACTTCTCAGGACTGTTGCCATTGCAGCTATAGGCCCTGTTACGGCCAAAGCGATCGAAAAAACCGGGCTCAAGGTCCATATCATGCCAAAGGTAGCAACGGTCGAGGCAATGGTTGAAGAAATACAGAAGTGGGCTGTGCAGAAACAGTGA
- the dsrB gene encoding dissimilatory-type sulfite reductase subunit beta, with translation MALPQRKTDIGPPHYKQFLPPVIQKNYGKWKYHEVLSHGVMVHVGESGDKLWTVRVASPRLLSTATIREHCDVAEKFCGGFFRYTTRNNVEFLVSDEKQLEPLKKDLTARGFKMGGIGAAITNVVHTQGWVHCHSACTDASGLVKSMMDELMEYFESKTLPNKVRLAVACCVNMCGAVHCSDIAVVAVHTKVPHVKHELFKNMCELPTVIGSCPTRAISPDPANKSVKINAEKCMYCGNCFTVCPPISIKDPERDGVAILVGGKINSLRSNPKFSKLVIPYISNEPPRWPKAVAAIKHIVEVYAANARKHERVGEWIERIGWERFFSLTGIDFTFQCIDDFTFMRDTMRTSSTFKW, from the coding sequence ATGGCATTACCACAGAGAAAAACAGACATCGGACCGCCTCATTATAAGCAGTTCTTGCCGCCTGTAATACAGAAGAATTACGGCAAATGGAAATATCATGAAGTGCTTTCTCATGGTGTGATGGTCCACGTTGGAGAGAGCGGGGATAAGCTCTGGACCGTAAGAGTTGCCTCCCCGAGGCTTCTTTCCACCGCAACGATCCGCGAGCATTGCGATGTTGCAGAAAAATTCTGCGGCGGATTTTTTCGTTACACAACAAGGAATAATGTCGAATTTCTCGTTTCTGACGAGAAGCAGCTTGAGCCGCTCAAGAAAGATCTTACTGCGCGCGGCTTCAAGATGGGCGGCATCGGTGCAGCTATCACAAACGTAGTCCATACCCAGGGCTGGGTACATTGCCACAGCGCCTGTACCGACGCCTCGGGACTGGTTAAGTCCATGATGGACGAGCTTATGGAATACTTCGAGTCCAAGACACTGCCGAACAAGGTCAGGCTCGCAGTCGCCTGCTGCGTTAATATGTGCGGAGCAGTTCACTGCTCTGATATCGCAGTTGTTGCCGTTCACACTAAGGTTCCGCATGTTAAGCATGAGCTTTTCAAGAACATGTGTGAGCTTCCGACCGTTATTGGGTCCTGTCCTACACGTGCTATCAGCCCTGATCCGGCGAACAAGAGCGTAAAGATCAATGCTGAGAAGTGCATGTACTGCGGCAACTGCTTCACGGTCTGCCCTCCGATCAGCATCAAGGATCCGGAGCGCGACGGGGTTGCCATACTGGTAGGCGGAAAGATCAACAGCCTAAGGTCTAACCCGAAGTTCTCGAAGCTTGTTATTCCGTATATCTCTAACGAGCCGCCACGCTGGCCCAAGGCAGTCGCTGCGATCAAACATATTGTAGAGGTCTATGCAGCGAACGCTCGGAAGCATGAGAGGGTTGGTGAGTGGATCGAAAGAATCGGATGGGAGAGGTTCTTCTCCCTGACCGGAATCGACTTTACCTTCCAGTGCATCGATGACTTCACGTTCATGCGTGATACGATGAGGACATCCTCCACCTTCAAGTGGTAG
- a CDS encoding 1-acyl-sn-glycerol-3-phosphate acyltransferase, whose protein sequence is MISAEQNSYRTDPDRPRSIFSRIFLSPRATFYFQAFWIIWKNSRKARKGLYTAEKWAESSFEIIHALENIGAVIEISGLENLRNFNGPAVFISNHMSTLETLVLPSIIQPLKPVTFVVKESLVRMPVFGPIMRSRDPILVGRTNAREDLRAVLEGGTTRLRNGQSIVVFPQSTRSSTFNPEEFNTLGIKLALKANVPVIPIALKTDAWGIGKRIKNFGPIDISKKIHVAFGERLTIQNRGTDEHLKVINFITEQLNVWNRE, encoded by the coding sequence GTGATTTCTGCAGAACAAAATAGCTACAGGACAGACCCTGACAGACCACGGAGCATTTTTTCAAGGATTTTTCTGAGCCCCAGGGCAACATTCTATTTCCAGGCATTCTGGATAATATGGAAAAATAGCCGTAAGGCCCGAAAGGGCCTGTATACGGCAGAGAAATGGGCTGAAAGCAGTTTTGAGATCATCCATGCTCTTGAGAATATCGGAGCAGTTATAGAAATTTCGGGGTTAGAGAATCTCAGGAACTTTAACGGTCCCGCTGTCTTTATCAGTAACCATATGAGCACGCTCGAGACATTAGTGCTCCCTTCGATTATTCAGCCCTTGAAGCCGGTAACGTTTGTCGTAAAAGAGAGCCTCGTAAGAATGCCTGTTTTTGGTCCGATCATGAGATCGAGAGATCCGATCCTGGTTGGCAGGACAAATGCACGGGAAGATCTCAGGGCAGTTCTGGAAGGCGGAACTACACGACTCCGAAACGGACAATCCATAGTTGTCTTCCCCCAAAGCACAAGATCCTCCACCTTCAATCCGGAGGAGTTCAACACCCTCGGCATCAAGCTGGCTCTGAAGGCCAATGTCCCGGTAATACCGATTGCGCTCAAGACTGACGCCTGGGGCATCGGAAAAAGGATCAAGAATTTTGGCCCAATTGATATCAGCAAGAAAATACACGTTGCTTTTGGCGAGCGGTTAACGATTCAGAATCGTGGGACAGATGAACACCTGAAGGTCATCAATTTCATAACAGAGCAGCTTAACGTCTGGAACAGAGAATAA